The genomic region CTATGGATGGCAAAATGGATCTGTATGATGGGCGCACAGGCGAGAAAATGAGGGAGCGCGTGAATGTGGGCTATATGTATATGATCAAACTCCACCACTTAGTGGATGAAAAAGTCCATGCCAGAAGCACAGGCCCTTATAGCCTAGTAACGCACCAGCCTGTTGGGGGTAAAGCGCTCTTTGGGGGTCAAAGGTTTGGGGAAATGGAAGTGTGGGCCTTGGAAGCTTATGGCGCAGCACACACTTTAAAAGAAATGCTTACCATTAAATCCGATGATATTAGGGGCAGAGAGAACGCTTATAGGGCTATCGCTAAAGGTGAGCAAGTGGGCGAGAGCGAAACCCCTGAGACTTTCTATGTCTTGACTAAAGAATTGCAATCGCTCGCTTTGGATATTAATATTTTTGGGGACGATGTGGATGAGGATGGAGCGCCTAAACCTATTGTCATTAAAGAAGATGACAGGCCTAAAGACTTTAGCTCTTTCCAGCTCACTCTAGCCAGCCCTGAAAAAATCCATTCTTGGAGTTATGGGGAAGTTAAAAAGCCAGAAACGATCAATTATCGCACCCTAAAACCCGAACGGGACGGCTTGTTTTGCATGAAAATCTTTGGCCCTACTAAAGATTATGAATGCTTGTGCGGTAAATACAAAAAGCCTCGCTTCAAAGACATTGGCACATGCGAAAAATGCGGCGTGGCGATCACGCATTCCAAAGTCAGGCGTTTTAGAATGGGGCATATTGAATTGGCCACTCCTGTAGCGCACATCTGGTATGTCAATTCCTTGCCTAGCCGTATCGGCACGCTTTTAGGTGTTAAGATGAAAGATTTAGAGCACGTGTTGTATTATGAAGCTTATATCGTCAAAGAGCCAGGTGAAGCCGCTTATGACAATGAAGGCGCTAAGCTTGTGATGAAATACGATATTTTGAATGAAGAGCAGTATCAAAATATCTCACGAAGATACGAAGACAGGGGCTTTGTAGCGCAAATGGGCGGCGAAGCGATCAAGGATTTGTTAGAAGAAATTGATTTGATCACCTTATTGCAGAGTTTGAAAGAAGAAGTGAAAGACACTAACTCTGATGCGAAAAAGAAAAAACTCATTAAGCGTTTGAAAGTGGTAGAAAGCTTTTTAAATTCCGGTAACAGGCCTGAATGGATGATGCTCACGGTTTTACCGGTATTGCCACCGGATTTAAGGCCTTTAGTCGCGCTAGATGGCGGGAAGTTTGCAGTCAGCGATGTGAATGAATTGTATCGTCGTGTCATCAATCGTAACCAACGCTTGAAACGCCTAATGGAGCTTGGGGCGCCAGAAATCATTGTGCGCAACGAAAAAAGGATGTTGCAAGAAGCCGTGGATGTGCTTTTTGATAACGGCCGCAGCACCAATGCGGTTAAAGGGGCTAACAAACGCCCTTTAAAATCGCTCAGCGAGATCATTAAAGGCAAGCAAGGGCGTTTCAGGCAAAACCTTTTAGGTAAGCGCGTGGATTTTTCAGGCAGAAGCGTGATTGTGGTTGGGCCTAATCTTAAAATGGATGAATGCGGGTTACCTAAAAACATGGCGTTAGAACTCTTCAAACCGCATTTGTTATCCAAGCTTGAAGAGAGAGGTTATGCCACCACGCTCAAACAAGCTAAACGCATGATTGAGCAAAAAAGTAATGAAGTGTGGGAGTGCTTGCAAGAAATCACAGAGGGGTATCCGGTGCTACTCAACCGCGCTCCTACCTTGCACAAGCAATCCATTCAAGCGTTCCATCCAAAGCTGATTGACGGCAAAGCGATCCAATTGCACCCGTTAGTGTGTTCAGCGTTTAACGCCGATTTTGACGGGGATCAAATGGCGGTGCATGTGCCTTTAAGCCAGGAAGCGATCGCTGAATGCAAGGTGCTGATGTTAAGCTCTATGAATATCCTTTTACCCGCTAGCGGTAAAGCCGTAGCCATTCCTAGCCAGGATATGGTTTTAGGGCTTTATTATCTTTCTTTAGAAAAGAGCGGGGTCAAGGGCGAGCATAAGCTTTTTTCTAGCGTGAATGAAATCATCACCGCTATTGACACGAAAGAATTAGACATCCACGCAAAGATTAGGGTTTTAGATCAAGGGAATATTATCGCTACGAGCGCAGGGCGCATGATCATCAAGTCTATTTTGCCTGATTTTATCCCTACGGATTTGTGGAACAGACCCATGAAGAAAAAAGATATTGGCGTGCTTGTGGATTATGTGCATAAAGTCGGTGGTATTGGCATTACCGCAACCTTTTTGGATCATTTGAAAATGCTTGGCTTTAGGTATGCGACTAAGGCTGGTATTTCTATCTCTATGGAAGATATTATCACGCCAAAAGACAAGCAAAAAATGGTGGAAAAAGCCAAAGTAGAGGTTAAAAAAATCCAGCAACAATACGATCAAGGGTTGCTCACTGACCAAGAGCGTTACAATAAGATCATTGACACTTGGACTGAAGTCAATGACAAAATGAGTAAAGAAATGATGAGTGCTATCGCAAAAGATAAAGAGGGCTTTAACTCTATTTATATGATGGCAGATAGCGGCGCAAGGGGGAGCGCGGCGCAAATCCGTCAGCTTTCAGCGATGAGGGGTCTTATGACAAAGCCGGATGGTAGTATCATTGAAACGCCTATTATTTCTAACTTTAAAGAGGGGTTGAATGTCTTAGAATACTTTAACTCCACGCATGGCGCTAGAAAGGGCTTAGCAGATACAGCGCTAAAAACCGCCAATGCGGGGTATTTGACAAGAAAGCTCATTGATGTTTCGCAAAATGTCAAGGTGGTGTCTGATGATTGCGGCACGCATGAAGGGATTGAAATCACGGATATTGCAGTAGGGAGTGAGCTGATTGAACCTTTAGAAGAGCGTATTTTTGGGCGCGTTTTATTAGAAGATGTGATCGATCCCATTACGAATGAAATCTTGCTTTATGCGGACACTTTGATTGATGAAGAGGGCGCTAAAAAGGTGGTTGAAGCTGGGATTAAATCCATTACGATCCGCACCCCAGTAACTTGTAAAGCGCCAAAGGGCGTGTGCGCGAAATGCTATGGCTTGAATTTAGGCGAAGGCAAGATGAGTTATCCAGGTGAAGCGGTGGGCGTGGTAGCCGCGCAATCTATTGGGGAGCCTGGAACGCAGCTCACTTTAAGGACTTTCCATGTGGGCGGGACAGCGAGCAGGAGTCAGGATGAGCGTGAAATCGTGGCGAGCAAAGAAGGTTTTGTGCGTTTTTATAACCTTAGGACTTACACGAACAAAGAGGGTAAAAACATTATCGCCAACCGCCGTAACGCTTCTATTTTAGTGGTAGAGCCTAAGATTAAAGCGCCTTTTGATGGGGAATTGCGCATTGAAACGGTTTATGAAGAAGTCGTTGTGAGCGTGAAAAATGGCGATCAAAAAGCTAAATTCGTTTTAAGAAGAAGCGATATTGTCAAACCAAGCGAATTAGCCGGTGTTGGCGGTAAGATTGAGGGGAAAGTGTATTTGCCTTATGCTAATGGGCATAAGGTGCATAAGGGGGGAAGTATCGCTGATATTATCCAAGAGGGCTGGAATGTGCCTAATCGCATCCCTTATGCGAGCGAATTGCTAGTCAAGGATAATGACCCTATCGCGCAAGATGTGTATGCCAAAGAAAAAGGCGTGATCAAATATTATGTTTTAGAGGCTAACCATTTAGAGCGCACCCATGGGATCAAGAAGGGCGATATGGTGAGCGAAAAAGGCTTGTTTGCGGTGGTAGCTGATGATAATGGTAGGGAAGCCGCTCGCCATTATATCGCTAGGGGTTCTGAGATCTTGATTGATGATAATAGTGAAGTGAGTGCTAATAGCGTGATTTCTAAACCCACGACTAACACTTTCAAAACGATTGCCACATGGGATCCTTACAACACCCCTATCATTGCGGACTTTAAAGGTAAGGTGAGTTTTGTGGATGTTATCGCAGGCGTTACGGTCGCTGAAAAAGAAGACGAAAATACTGGTATCACCAGTTTAGTGGTGAATGATTACATCCCAAGCGGATACAAACCAAGCTTGTTTTTAGAGGGGGCTAATGGAGAAGAAGTGCGTTATTTCCTAGAGCCAAAAACTTCCATCGCCATTAGCGATGGCTCTAGTGTGGAGCAGGCTGAAGTGTTAGCGAAAATCCCTAAAGCGACCGTTAAATCCAGGGATATTACTGGGGGTCTCCCGAGGGTTTCGGAATTGTTTGAAGCGAGAAAACCCAAGCCTAAAGATGTAGCGATCCTTTCTGAAGTTGATGGGATAGTGAGTTTTGGCAAACCCATTCGCAATAAAGACCACATCATCGTAACCTCTAAAGATGGCCGTTCTATGGATTATTTTGTGGATAAAGGCAAGCAAATTCTAGTGCATGCCGATGAATTTGTGCATGCAGGAGAGGCGATGACGGATGGAGTAATTTCAAGCCATGATATTTTAAGGATCAGCGGCGAAAAAGAGCTTTATAAATACATTGTGAGCGAAGTCCAGCAAGTGTATCGCAGGCAAGGGGTAAGCATTGCGGACAAACACATTGAAATCATTGTCTCTCAAATGTTAAGGCAAGTGCGCATCTTAGACAGCGGGGATAGCAAGTTTATTGAAGGGGATTTAGTCAGTAAAAAACTCTTCAAAGAAGAAAACGCTCGTGTGATCGCTTTAAAAGGCGAGCCAGCGATTGCTGAACCGGTGCTTTTAGGGATCACTAGAGCGGCTATTGGGAGCGATAGCATCATCTCAGCGGCCTCTTTCCAAGAAACGACTAAGGTTTTAACAGAAGCCAGTATTGCGATGAAAAAAGACTTTTTAGAGGATTTGAAAGAGAATGTGGTGTTGGGGAGGATGATCCCTGTGGGAACAGGCATGTATAAGAATAAAAAAATCGTGCTGAGAGCGCTTGAAGATGGCCCTAAATTTTGATATAAAAAATCGGTTAAGATTTTTAAAAGAAAAATTAGGGTAAAATGGGAGAACTTTTAGTTTTAAATTTTTAGAATAAGGAAAAATAGTGCCTACTATCAATCAGTTGATTAGAAAAGAAAGGAAAAAGGTGGTTAAAAAAACAAAATCACCTGCATTAGTGGAATGCCCTCAAAGAAGAGGGGTTTGTACTAGGGTTTATACGACTACCCCTAAAAAGCCTAACTCGGCTTTGAGAAAGGTCGCTAAGGTCCGTTTGACCAGTAAATTTGAAGTGATCAGTTATATCCCTGGTGAAGGGCATAACTTGCAAGAACACTCCATTGTGTTAGTGCGTGGGGGTAGGGTTAAGGATTTACCCGGTGTGAAATACCATATCGTTCGTGGCGCTTTAGACACTGCAGGGGTCAATAAAAGAACGGTTTCACGCTCTAAATACGGGACTAAAAAAGCTAAAGCAACCGACAAGAAAGCAACAGACAACAAGAAAAAATAAGAGGAAAATAAAAACATGAGAAGAAGAAAAGCACCCGTTAGGGAGGTTTTGGGCGATCCTGTTTATGGGAACAAAGTGGTTACTAAGTTTATCAATAAGATGATGTTCGACGGCAAGAAAAGCGTAGCGGAAAAAATCATCTACAAAGCTTTCAATAAGATTGAAGAAAAAAGCGGTGAAAAAGGGATTGAAGTGTTTGAAAAAGCCCTAGAAAGGGTGCGTCCTTTAGTGGAAGTGCGCAGCAGAAGAGTGGGTGGGGCTACCTATCAAGTGCCGGTAGAAGTGAGGGCGAGTCGCCAGCAGTCGCTATCTATCCGTTGGATTTTAGAAGCCACTAGAAAACGCAATGAAAGAATGATGGTGGATAGATTGGCTAACGAGCTTATGGATGCGGCTAACGATAAGGGTGCGGCTTTTAAGAAAAAAGAAGATGTGCATAAAATGGCAGAAGCGAATAAAGCGTTCGCGCACTATCGCTGGTAATTGGAGTTAGAATGGCTAGAAAAACCCCATTAAACAGGATCAGAAATATCGGTATCGCCGCTCACATTGATGCCGGGAAAACCACCACTTCTGAAAGGATTTTATTCTACACAGGCGTGAGCCATAAGATTGGCGAAGTGCATGACGGTGCGGCGACAATGGACTGGATGGAGCAAGAAAAAGAAAGAGGGATCACTATCACTTCTGCGGCAACGACTTGTTTTTGGAAGGATCACCAAATCAATTTGATTGACACCCCAGGGCATGTGGATTTCACTATTGAAGTAGAACGATCCATGCGCGTGCTAGATGGTGCGGTTTCGGTGTTTTGCTCGGTTGGGGGCGTGCAACCTCAAAGCGAGACCGTGTGGCGTCAAGCGAATAAATACGGCGTGCCTAGGATTGTTTTTGTCAATAAAATGGATAGGATTGGGGCGAATTTCTATAATGTAGAAAACCAGATTAAGCAACGCTTGAAAGCCAATCCTGTGCCTATTAATATCCCTATTGGGGCTGAAGACACTTTCATTGGTGTGATTGATTTAGTCCAAATGAAAGCGATTGTTTGGAATAATGAAACCATGGGGGCCAAATACGATGTGGAAGAAATCCCTAGCGATTTGTTAGAAAAGGCTAAACAATACCGAGAAAAGCTTGTAGAAGCCGTAGCCGAGCAAGATGAAGCCTTGATGGAAAAGTATTTAGGCGGTGAAGAATTGAGTATTGAAGAAATCAAAAAAGGCATTAAAACAGGTTGTTTGAACATGAGCCTTATCCCTATGCTTTGTGGTTCTTCTTTTAAAAATAAAGGCGTGCAGACTTTATTAGACGCAGTTATTGATTACTTGCCAGCGCCTACGGAGGTTGTGGATATTAAGGGGATTGATCCAAAAACTGAAGAAGAGGTTTTTGTGAAATCCAGCGATGATGGCGAGTTTGCCGGTTTGGCGTTTAAAATCATGACGGATCCTTTTGTGGGCCAACTCACTTTTGTGCGCGTGTATCGTGGCAAGCTAGAATCCGGTAGCTATGTGTATAACTCCACCAAAGACAAGAAAGAGCGCGTGGGGAGACTGCTTAAAATGCATTCCAATAAGAGGGAAGACATTAAAGAAGTTTATGCGGGTGAGATTTGCGCGTTTGTGGGCTTAAAAGACACGCTGACTGGGGACACGCTTTGCGATGAAAAAAATGCGGTTGTTCTAGAGAGAATGGAATTTCCTGAGCCGGTCATTCACATCGCTGTGGAGCCTAAAACGAAAGCAGACCAAGAAAAAATGGGCGTAGCGTTAGGCAAGCTCGCTGAAGAAGATCCAAGTTTTAGGGTGATGACTCAAGAAGAAACCGGGCAAACCCTCATCGGTGGTATGGGTGAATTGCACCTAGAAATCATCGTGGATAGGTTGAAGAGAGAATTTAAGGTGGAAGCTGAAATCGGTCAGCCACAAGTCGCCTTTAGAGAAACTATCCGCTCAAGCGTGAGCAAAGAGCATAAATACGCTAAGCAAAGCGGTGGTCGTGGGCAATACGGGCATGTGTTTATCAAGCTTGAGCCTAAAGAGCCTGGCAGTGGGTATGAATTTGTGAATGAAATTTCTGGGGGCGTGATCCCTAAAGAATATATCCCTGCGGTGGATAAGGGTATCCAAGAAGCGATGCAAAATGGCGTTTTGGCAGGCTATCCGGTGGTGGATTTTAAAGTTACCCTTTATGATGGGAGCTACCATGATGTGGATTCTTCAGAAATGGCGTTTAAAATCGCTGGCTCTATGGCGTTTAAAGAAGCGAGTCGCGCGGCTAACCCGGTTTTACTAGAGCCTATGATGAAAGTGGAAGTGGAAGTCCCTGAAGAATACATGGGCGATGTGATTGGCGATTTGAATAGAAGAAGAGGGCAAATCAATTCTATGGATGACCGATTAGGCTTGAAAATCGTGAACGCTTTTGTGCCGTTGGTGGAAATGTTTGGTTATTCTACGGATTTACGATCAGCCACTCAAGGGCGTGGGACTTACTCCATGGAGTT from Helicobacter pylori harbors:
- a CDS encoding DNA-directed RNA polymerase subunit beta/beta'; its protein translation is MSKKIPLKNRLRADFTKTPTDLEVPNLLLLQRDSYDSFLYSKEGKESGIEKVFKSIFPIQDEHNRITLEYAGCEFGKSKYTVREAMERGITYSIPLKIKVRLILWEKDTKSGEKNGIKDIKEQSIFIREIPLMTERTSFIINGVERVVVNQLHRSPGVIFKEEESSTSLNKLIYTGQIIPDRGSWLYFEYDSKDVLYARINKRRKVPVTILFRAMDYQKQDIIKMFYPLVKVRYENDKYLIPFASLDANQRMEFDLKDPQGKVILLAGKKLTSRKIKELKENHLEWVEYPMDILLNRHLAEPVMVGKEVLLDMLTQLDKNKLEKIHDLGVQEFVIINDLALGHDASIIHSFLADYESLKLLKQTEKIDDENALAAIRIHKVMKPGDPVTTEVAKQFVKKLFFDPERYDLTMVGRMKMNHKLGLHVPDYITTLTHEDIITTVKYLMKIKNNQGKIDDRDHLGNRRIRAVGELLANELHSGLVKMQKTIKDKLTTMSGAFDSLMPHDLVNSKMITSTIMEFFMGGQLSQFMDQTNPLSEVTHKRRLSALGEGGLVKDRVGFEARDVHPTHYGRICPIETPEGQNIGLINTLSTFTRVNDLGFIEAPYKKVVDGKVVGETIYLTAIQEDSHIIAPASTPIDEEGNILGDLIETRVEGEIVLNEKSKVTLMDLSSSMLVGVAASLIPFLEHDDANRALMGTNMQRQAVPLLRSDAPIVGTGIEKIIARDSWGAIKANRTGVVEKIDSKNIYILGEGKEEAYIDAYSLQKNLRTNQNTSFNQVPIVKVGDKVGAGQIIADGPSMDRGELALGKNVRVAFMPWNGYNFEDAIVVSERITKDDIFTSTHIYEKEVDARELKHGVEEFTADIPDVKEEALAHLDESGIVKVGTYVSAGMILVGKTSPKGEIKSTPEERLLRAIFGDKAGHVVNKSLYCPPSLEGTVIDVKVFTKKGYEKDARVLSAYEEEKAKLDMEHFDRLTMLNREELLRVSSLLSQAILEEPFSHNGKDYKEGDQIPKEEIASINRFTLASLVKKYSKEVQNHYEITKNNFLEQKKVLGEEHEEKLSILEKDDILPNGVIKKVKLYIATKRKLKVGDKMAGRHGNKGIVSNIVPVADMPYTADGEPVDIVLNPLGVPSRMNIGQILEMHLGLVGKEFGKQIASMLEDKTKDFAKELRAKMLEIANAINEKDPLTIHVLENCSDEELLEYAKDWSKGVKMAIPVFEGISQEKFYKLFELAKIAMDGKMDLYDGRTGEKMRERVNVGYMYMIKLHHLVDEKVHARSTGPYSLVTHQPVGGKALFGGQRFGEMEVWALEAYGAAHTLKEMLTIKSDDIRGRENAYRAIAKGEQVGESETPETFYVLTKELQSLALDINIFGDDVDEDGAPKPIVIKEDDRPKDFSSFQLTLASPEKIHSWSYGEVKKPETINYRTLKPERDGLFCMKIFGPTKDYECLCGKYKKPRFKDIGTCEKCGVAITHSKVRRFRMGHIELATPVAHIWYVNSLPSRIGTLLGVKMKDLEHVLYYEAYIVKEPGEAAYDNEGAKLVMKYDILNEEQYQNISRRYEDRGFVAQMGGEAIKDLLEEIDLITLLQSLKEEVKDTNSDAKKKKLIKRLKVVESFLNSGNRPEWMMLTVLPVLPPDLRPLVALDGGKFAVSDVNELYRRVINRNQRLKRLMELGAPEIIVRNEKRMLQEAVDVLFDNGRSTNAVKGANKRPLKSLSEIIKGKQGRFRQNLLGKRVDFSGRSVIVVGPNLKMDECGLPKNMALELFKPHLLSKLEERGYATTLKQAKRMIEQKSNEVWECLQEITEGYPVLLNRAPTLHKQSIQAFHPKLIDGKAIQLHPLVCSAFNADFDGDQMAVHVPLSQEAIAECKVLMLSSMNILLPASGKAVAIPSQDMVLGLYYLSLEKSGVKGEHKLFSSVNEIITAIDTKELDIHAKIRVLDQGNIIATSAGRMIIKSILPDFIPTDLWNRPMKKKDIGVLVDYVHKVGGIGITATFLDHLKMLGFRYATKAGISISMEDIITPKDKQKMVEKAKVEVKKIQQQYDQGLLTDQERYNKIIDTWTEVNDKMSKEMMSAIAKDKEGFNSIYMMADSGARGSAAQIRQLSAMRGLMTKPDGSIIETPIISNFKEGLNVLEYFNSTHGARKGLADTALKTANAGYLTRKLIDVSQNVKVVSDDCGTHEGIEITDIAVGSELIEPLEERIFGRVLLEDVIDPITNEILLYADTLIDEEGAKKVVEAGIKSITIRTPVTCKAPKGVCAKCYGLNLGEGKMSYPGEAVGVVAAQSIGEPGTQLTLRTFHVGGTASRSQDEREIVASKEGFVRFYNLRTYTNKEGKNIIANRRNASILVVEPKIKAPFDGELRIETVYEEVVVSVKNGDQKAKFVLRRSDIVKPSELAGVGGKIEGKVYLPYANGHKVHKGGSIADIIQEGWNVPNRIPYASELLVKDNDPIAQDVYAKEKGVIKYYVLEANHLERTHGIKKGDMVSEKGLFAVVADDNGREAARHYIARGSEILIDDNSEVSANSVISKPTTNTFKTIATWDPYNTPIIADFKGKVSFVDVIAGVTVAEKEDENTGITSLVVNDYIPSGYKPSLFLEGANGEEVRYFLEPKTSIAISDGSSVEQAEVLAKIPKATVKSRDITGGLPRVSELFEARKPKPKDVAILSEVDGIVSFGKPIRNKDHIIVTSKDGRSMDYFVDKGKQILVHADEFVHAGEAMTDGVISSHDILRISGEKELYKYIVSEVQQVYRRQGVSIADKHIEIIVSQMLRQVRILDSGDSKFIEGDLVSKKLFKEENARVIALKGEPAIAEPVLLGITRAAIGSDSIISAASFQETTKVLTEASIAMKKDFLEDLKENVVLGRMIPVGTGMYKNKKIVLRALEDGPKF
- a CDS encoding 30S ribosomal protein S12, whose translation is MPTINQLIRKERKKVVKKTKSPALVECPQRRGVCTRVYTTTPKKPNSALRKVAKVRLTSKFEVISYIPGEGHNLQEHSIVLVRGGRVKDLPGVKYHIVRGALDTAGVNKRTVSRSKYGTKKAKATDKKATDNKKK
- a CDS encoding 30S ribosomal protein S7, whose amino-acid sequence is MRRRKAPVREVLGDPVYGNKVVTKFINKMMFDGKKSVAEKIIYKAFNKIEEKSGEKGIEVFEKALERVRPLVEVRSRRVGGATYQVPVEVRASRQQSLSIRWILEATRKRNERMMVDRLANELMDAANDKGAAFKKKEDVHKMAEANKAFAHYRW
- the fusA gene encoding elongation factor G, with amino-acid sequence MARKTPLNRIRNIGIAAHIDAGKTTTSERILFYTGVSHKIGEVHDGAATMDWMEQEKERGITITSAATTCFWKDHQINLIDTPGHVDFTIEVERSMRVLDGAVSVFCSVGGVQPQSETVWRQANKYGVPRIVFVNKMDRIGANFYNVENQIKQRLKANPVPINIPIGAEDTFIGVIDLVQMKAIVWNNETMGAKYDVEEIPSDLLEKAKQYREKLVEAVAEQDEALMEKYLGGEELSIEEIKKGIKTGCLNMSLIPMLCGSSFKNKGVQTLLDAVIDYLPAPTEVVDIKGIDPKTEEEVFVKSSDDGEFAGLAFKIMTDPFVGQLTFVRVYRGKLESGSYVYNSTKDKKERVGRLLKMHSNKREDIKEVYAGEICAFVGLKDTLTGDTLCDEKNAVVLERMEFPEPVIHIAVEPKTKADQEKMGVALGKLAEEDPSFRVMTQEETGQTLIGGMGELHLEIIVDRLKREFKVEAEIGQPQVAFRETIRSSVSKEHKYAKQSGGRGQYGHVFIKLEPKEPGSGYEFVNEISGGVIPKEYIPAVDKGIQEAMQNGVLAGYPVVDFKVTLYDGSYHDVDSSEMAFKIAGSMAFKEASRAANPVLLEPMMKVEVEVPEEYMGDVIGDLNRRRGQINSMDDRLGLKIVNAFVPLVEMFGYSTDLRSATQGRGTYSMEFDHYGEVPSNIAKEIVEKRKG